From a single Miscanthus floridulus cultivar M001 chromosome 8, ASM1932011v1, whole genome shotgun sequence genomic region:
- the LOC136473137 gene encoding uncharacterized protein, giving the protein MALNFLRPGVPGMQPVGDLRTAKSAILFGAINGLFSPPVLELCLCTGGGRPCDDDDAEQRYYQLANFVLAMLGVALLFVDMALSRAAVLASPLWPPMLRWMVWLTKALTCGTLQFGVNLVYFCLKMLCARFMLVFA; this is encoded by the coding sequence ATGGCGCTCAACTTCCTCCGACCGGGCGTACCCGGCATGCAGCCGGTGGGCGACCTCCGCACCGCCAAGTCTGCGATCTTGTTCGGGGCCATCAACGGCCTCTTCTCGCCGCCCGTCCTGGAGCTCTGCCTCTGCACCGGCGGCGGCCGCCcctgcgacgacgacgacgcggagCAGAGGTACTACCAGCTCGCAAACTTTGTGCTCGCCATGCTCGGGGTGGCCCTTCTGTTCGTGGACATGGCGCTCTCACGGGCGGCCGTTCTCGCCTCGCCGCTGTGGCCGCCCATGCTCAGGTGGATGGTGTGGCTCACAAAGGCCTTGACCTGCGGCACGCTCCAGTTCGGCGTCAACCTCGTGTATTTCTGTCTCAAGATGCTGTGCGCTAGGTTCATGCTCGTTTTCGCCTGA